In Deltaproteobacteria bacterium, one DNA window encodes the following:
- a CDS encoding type II toxin-antitoxin system VapC family toxin encodes MASHASARAGSSSTGGHGSTGTPRAPSSPERERLRRNGHCSSRLHAPAAARQRSRRPTASQQTGLTNAERILPIDATVATIWGRVTALVERRGRLLGVVDGLIAATALHHGCTVVTRNVADFAGTGVPVFDVWKDQLASRRLRGWRIARGAYPTSRANAARVCRSARSYPIRSRSSEMISASYQPR; translated from the coding sequence ATCGCTTCACACGCGTCGGCGCGCGCTGGCTCTTCGAGCACCGGCGGGCACGGGTCGACGGGAACGCCCCGGGCTCCGTCTTCGCCGGAGCGTGAGCGCCTTCGACGGAACGGGCACTGCAGCTCACGCCTGCACGCTCCGGCAGCGGCTCGACAGCGCTCGCGCCGACCCACAGCTTCCCAACAGACCGGTCTGACCAATGCGGAGCGCATCCTGCCGATCGACGCGACGGTCGCCACGATCTGGGGGCGCGTGACGGCGCTCGTCGAGCGGCGGGGAAGACTGCTCGGGGTGGTCGACGGCCTCATCGCCGCGACGGCGCTGCACCATGGCTGCACGGTGGTCACCAGGAACGTCGCAGATTTTGCCGGAACCGGCGTGCCGGTATTCGACGTGTGGAAGGACCAGCTGGCTAGTCGGCGCCTCCGAGGATGGCGCATCGCGCGTGGCGCCTATCCAACCAGCCGCGCGAACGCCGCCCGCGTCTGCCGGAGCGCGCGCTCGTACCCCATCCGCTCGAGGTCGTCGGAGATGATCTCCGCCTCGTACCAGCCGCGGTAG
- a CDS encoding acyl--CoA ligase: MARVLGDLLRTAAREAPDAEAFRYRGERLTYRDWDALADRTAAALAARGIGRGDVVALLLPSTPFYLVAYLAAARLGAITTGINVRYRRTEIGHVLGRSGAALLLAVERWHDADFRAAVEDLRPGLPELREVVWFPAARLTASTAGAVADLGGSGPPPAVAVAPDDPVAIVFTSGTTGAPKGACFTHRNLLAVAEIEARRHARGAPPARKHLAAGLSFAHVGTMARIAIQLAHRGAALVHDTFDPAAVLETIERERLEQLGGIPTQLVMLLDHPDRPRRDLSSLESVLLGGAPSSPELIRRVRDTLGVEVSVRYSSTEVAIATASLPDDPPERLATTVGRPTPGVELRIIDERNVPLPPGVPGEVVVRSPAAMVRYWRDPEATAATIDAEGWVQTGDVGLLDDGGYLHLHGRRSDMFIRGGFNVYPAEIEDLLARHPRVARAAVVGVPHAVFGEVGWAFVVPRDPADPPTLAELRAFLGAELASFKRPDGLTVLPELPLTPMFKVDKQALRGRR; encoded by the coding sequence GTGGCCCGCGTCCTCGGCGACCTCCTCCGCACGGCCGCGCGCGAGGCGCCCGACGCGGAGGCCTTCCGCTACCGGGGCGAGCGCCTCACCTACCGCGACTGGGACGCGCTCGCCGACCGGACCGCCGCGGCACTCGCCGCGCGCGGCATCGGCCGCGGCGACGTGGTGGCGCTCCTCCTGCCCTCCACCCCCTTCTACCTGGTCGCCTACCTGGCCGCCGCGCGCCTCGGCGCGATCACGACCGGCATCAACGTGCGCTACCGGCGGACGGAGATCGGGCACGTCCTCGGCCGCTCCGGCGCGGCGCTCCTGCTCGCCGTCGAGCGCTGGCACGACGCGGACTTCCGCGCGGCGGTGGAGGACCTGCGCCCGGGGCTGCCCGAGCTGCGCGAGGTGGTCTGGTTCCCGGCCGCGCGCCTTACCGCGAGCACGGCCGGGGCGGTCGCCGACCTGGGCGGGAGCGGTCCACCGCCGGCCGTCGCCGTCGCCCCCGACGACCCCGTCGCCATCGTGTTCACGAGCGGCACGACGGGCGCGCCGAAGGGCGCCTGCTTCACGCACCGGAACCTCCTCGCCGTCGCCGAGATCGAGGCGCGCCGCCACGCGCGCGGCGCCCCGCCCGCCCGCAAGCACCTCGCCGCCGGCCTCTCCTTCGCGCACGTGGGCACCATGGCGCGCATCGCGATCCAGCTCGCGCACCGGGGCGCGGCCCTCGTCCACGACACCTTCGACCCCGCCGCCGTGCTCGAGACGATCGAGCGCGAGCGCCTGGAGCAGCTGGGCGGCATCCCGACCCAGCTCGTGATGCTGCTCGACCACCCCGATCGCCCGCGCCGCGACCTCTCGTCGCTCGAGAGCGTGCTCCTGGGCGGCGCGCCGTCCTCGCCCGAGCTGATCCGCCGCGTGCGGGACACGCTCGGCGTCGAGGTGAGCGTCCGCTACTCGTCGACCGAGGTCGCGATCGCGACCGCCTCGCTCCCCGACGACCCGCCCGAGCGCCTCGCCACCACGGTGGGCAGGCCCACCCCCGGCGTCGAGCTCCGCATCATCGACGAGCGCAACGTGCCCCTGCCCCCCGGCGTGCCGGGCGAGGTCGTCGTCCGCTCGCCCGCGGCGATGGTCCGCTACTGGCGCGACCCCGAGGCCACCGCGGCCACCATCGACGCCGAGGGCTGGGTGCAGACGGGCGACGTGGGCTTGCTCGACGACGGCGGCTACCTCCACCTCCACGGGCGGCGGAGCGACATGTTCATCCGCGGCGGCTTCAACGTCTACCCGGCCGAGATCGAGGACCTGCTCGCCCGCCACCCCAGGGTCGCCCGTGCGGCCGTGGTCGGCGTGCCGCACGCCGTCTTCGGCGAGGTGGGCTGGGCCTTCGTCGTGCCGCGCGACCCCGCCGACCCGCCGACGCTCGCCGAGCTGCGCGCCTTCCTCGGCGCGGAGCTGGCGAGCTTCAAGCGGCCCGACGGGCTCACCGTGCTGCCCGAGCTGCCGCTCACGCCGATGTTCAAGGTGGACAAGCAGGCGCTGCGGGGGAGGCGCTGA
- a CDS encoding alpha/beta hydrolase codes for MTARLRFPHEYAALDPAVRREIVDCFAADGLPTGAGILYLPPRKDPDVAVLAMHPRVDFFRHYLVPRLVGAGYAFLGAPTRNLNNDADALHERLLLDVAGNVAWLRERGFRRVVLLGNSGGGSLFAFYLAQAGKPPAERLARAPSGDRVPLGEVEMPAADGLVLLAAHLGEGVFLLDRLDPSVIDEANPTAVNPRLDMYDPRNGYRPMADGPSRYAPDFLAAFRAAQRARCERLDRQALGWCEEAAYFRGKLKSDGARMAPAERALVSRLALQRRYLLVYRTLADPRYLDPSLEPSPRPLGSIFSYGRDPIHGNYGEGLGRVMSARGWLSTWSGLQSNAACERTLPDVRVPTLVVAALADTDIYPSECRRAFEASAARDKAYAELAGADLYLRPAGAEGATLGDPKDRVADELILPWLRERWPL; via the coding sequence ATGACGGCGCGCCTCCGCTTCCCCCACGAGTACGCGGCGCTCGATCCGGCCGTGCGGCGCGAGATCGTGGACTGCTTCGCGGCCGACGGGCTCCCGACCGGCGCGGGCATCCTCTACCTGCCGCCGCGGAAGGACCCCGACGTCGCCGTCCTCGCCATGCACCCCCGCGTCGATTTCTTCCGCCACTACCTCGTGCCCAGGCTCGTGGGCGCCGGCTACGCGTTCCTGGGCGCGCCGACCCGCAATCTCAACAACGACGCCGACGCGCTCCACGAGCGGCTCCTCCTCGACGTGGCGGGGAACGTGGCGTGGCTCCGCGAGCGGGGCTTTCGCCGGGTCGTCCTGCTCGGGAACTCGGGCGGCGGCTCGCTCTTCGCCTTCTACCTGGCGCAGGCGGGCAAGCCGCCGGCCGAGCGACTCGCGCGCGCGCCCTCCGGCGACCGCGTGCCGCTCGGTGAGGTCGAGATGCCGGCGGCCGACGGCCTCGTGCTCCTCGCCGCGCATCTCGGCGAGGGCGTCTTCCTCCTCGACCGCCTCGACCCGTCCGTGATCGACGAGGCGAACCCCACCGCCGTGAACCCGCGCCTCGACATGTACGACCCGCGGAACGGCTACCGCCCGATGGCGGACGGCCCGTCGCGCTACGCGCCCGACTTCCTGGCCGCATTCCGCGCCGCGCAGCGCGCGCGCTGCGAGCGCCTCGACCGCCAGGCGCTCGGCTGGTGCGAGGAGGCGGCGTACTTCCGCGGAAAACTGAAGAGCGATGGCGCCCGGATGGCGCCCGCCGAGCGCGCGCTCGTGAGCCGCCTGGCGCTCCAGCGCCGCTACCTGCTCGTCTACCGGACCCTCGCCGATCCGCGCTACCTGGATCCGAGCCTCGAGCCGTCGCCGCGCCCGCTCGGCTCGATCTTCTCGTACGGCCGCGACCCCATCCACGGCAACTACGGCGAGGGGCTCGGGCGCGTCATGAGCGCGCGGGGGTGGCTGTCGACCTGGTCGGGGCTCCAGTCGAACGCGGCCTGCGAGCGGACGCTGCCCGACGTGCGCGTGCCGACGCTCGTCGTGGCCGCGCTCGCCGACACCGACATCTATCCCTCCGAGTGCCGGCGCGCGTTCGAGGCCTCGGCGGCGCGCGACAAGGCGTACGCGGAGCTGGCGGGAGCGGATCTCTACCTCCGGCCCGCCGGCGCCGAGGGGGCGACGCTCGGGGACCCGAAGGATCGCGTCGCGGACGAGCTCATCCTGCCGTGGCTGCGCGAGCGCTGGCCGCTCTGA
- a CDS encoding sugar phosphate isomerase/epimerase, translated as MAARALAALKAHERLSIGHYMLRRWSLEEDVRHLERLGFRSISLASTKLGAYGVERAIRLLRASALKVAHVGSYGWFGTERRTIRKGIEQVRRAIEWVHRLDGDALFVISGGRNGASWEAAARAYRDAYARLLPEATAAGIRLAIEVIHPLRQDLSFINTLADAREIARAAGRRGGYVLDFFHSAWERRLLEAVRADAAVRIHAVQISDVKRVTLRTMDRALLGKGILPLRAIVRALERGGYRGWYEAEIISDDLERMGYERALRQTRAAFARLVG; from the coding sequence GTGGCTGCGCGAGCGCTGGCCGCTCTGAAGGCGCACGAGCGCCTCTCGATCGGCCACTACATGCTGCGGCGGTGGTCGCTCGAGGAGGACGTGCGCCACCTCGAGCGGCTCGGCTTCCGCTCGATCAGCCTCGCCAGCACGAAGCTCGGCGCGTACGGAGTCGAGCGCGCGATCCGGCTCCTCCGCGCGTCGGCGTTGAAGGTCGCGCACGTGGGCTCGTACGGCTGGTTCGGGACCGAGCGCCGCACGATCCGCAAGGGCATCGAGCAGGTCCGGCGCGCCATCGAGTGGGTGCATCGCCTGGACGGCGACGCGCTCTTCGTGATCAGCGGCGGGCGGAACGGTGCCTCGTGGGAGGCGGCCGCGCGCGCCTACCGCGATGCGTACGCGCGTCTCCTTCCGGAAGCGACGGCGGCCGGCATCCGCCTCGCCATCGAGGTGATCCATCCCCTGCGCCAGGACCTGTCGTTCATCAACACGCTCGCCGACGCGCGCGAGATCGCGCGGGCGGCGGGCCGGCGCGGGGGCTACGTGCTCGACTTCTTCCATTCGGCGTGGGAGCGGCGGCTCCTGGAGGCGGTCCGCGCCGATGCGGCGGTGCGCATACACGCCGTGCAGATCTCGGACGTGAAGCGCGTCACGCTGCGCACGATGGACCGGGCGCTCCTCGGGAAGGGGATTCTCCCGCTGCGCGCGATCGTCCGCGCGCTCGAGCGCGGCGGCTACCGCGGCTGGTACGAGGCGGAGATCATCTCCGACGACCTCGAGCGGATGGGGTACGAGCGCGCGCTCCGGCAGACGCGGGCGGCGTTCGCGCGGCTGGTTGGATAG
- a CDS encoding nuclear transport factor 2 family protein — translation MELWELAAREAIRETVARYAHLVDRGRIDELVELFTQDGTLEAGDRPPARGRADIRAFFMKTGRRLAVASGRPLIRHHVSNLVIEVTGSDSASAEAYFLAITEHGPDHWGRYRDRFTRVGARWLFEHRRARVDGNAPGSVFAGA, via the coding sequence ATGGAGCTCTGGGAGCTGGCGGCACGCGAGGCGATCCGGGAGACGGTGGCGCGCTACGCGCACCTCGTCGACCGGGGACGGATCGACGAGCTGGTCGAGCTGTTCACGCAGGATGGGACGCTCGAGGCCGGTGACCGTCCGCCCGCGCGGGGCCGCGCGGACATCCGGGCGTTCTTCATGAAAACGGGGAGACGCCTTGCCGTGGCGTCCGGGCGGCCCCTGATCCGTCACCACGTATCCAACCTCGTCATCGAGGTGACCGGCTCCGACAGCGCGAGCGCAGAGGCGTACTTCCTCGCCATCACCGAACACGGGCCCGATCACTGGGGGCGCTACCGGGATCGCTTCACACGCGTCGGCGCGCGCTGGCTCTTCGAGCACCGGCGGGCACGGGTCGACGGGAACGCCCCGGGCTCCGTCTTCGCCGGAGCGTGA